The DNA segment TCAAAAGCGACTATCGGCGAATCGGTGGGCGAAAGGGCGGCTTTCCGCACCTTCCGGCCGGCGCCGCGGCTGGCGCCGGCGCGCCCGAGCCTCTACATGGGGTCTTTCGCCGGATATCACGCGCAACCGATCGAGCCGAATGACGAAGACCGTCCATCCCATGCCGCCGCTGGAGCCTTCCGACGCCCATCCCGACGCTCCTGCCTTCCGCGACGCCATGGCCCGGGTCGCGAGCGCCGTGCATCTCGTCACCGCCTTGGGGCCGGAGGGGCGCATCGGGCTGACGGCGACGGCGGTCGCGTCCGTCTCCGACGCCCCGCCGACGGTGCTCGCCTGCATCGCGCGCGGCAGCCGAACGCTGGCGGCGATCGAGACGAGCGGGACGTTCTGCGTCAACACCTTGCCGGAGTCGCTCGCGGAGCTCGCGGAGATCTTCGCCAGCC comes from the Bosea sp. (in: a-proteobacteria) genome and includes:
- a CDS encoding flavin reductase, translating into MTKTVHPMPPLEPSDAHPDAPAFRDAMARVASAVHLVTALGPEGRIGLTATAVASVSDAPPTVLACIARGSRTLAAIETSGTFCVNTLPESLAELAEIFASRRGIEGEARFATARWGRLVTGAPVLLDAVSAFDCRLVAAHDVASHRILIGEVAGLGGAGPGPGLIYRGRRFGSA